The stretch of DNA GAGAGATGCTAAACCATAATGAAGGAAAGACTAAAATGTGGGGTGCAAGATCTTGGATAATGTGAATATTCCTTATTGGGGAGTAATAATGCATGGAGTGGAGGGAGTGCACTTAGGAAAAGGGGAGTTTATAGGCAATATAGAGACAGATAGAGGAGAgataaagtatatacagtaaataaatattgtGCAATGAATCTGAAAAGCATCATAGTAGTGAAGGGGTTGTTGGTGATACCATAAAAACAgacacacaaatacacatttttgtgTTGGATCAAGAGAGCCCTGTATATAATATTCTCTTACTCCTCATTTTGTGTTGCCTTTCCTCTTCCTGTACTCCCTTCCCTCTCACCCTTTACTTTCCTACCCTATATTAGATAACAATATTAGTAACCATTGTCTTCCAGGGATTTAAAGCCTGATAACATTTTAATAAGCAAAGATGGCCACATCAAGATCGTGGACTTTGGACTGGTAGCAGAGGATGTTTCCAAGGGAATGAAGCTGAAGGCCGTCGTTGGAAACTTTAAATACCGGGCTCCAGAGGTGAGAAATTCAGTTCTTACACAGTTACTAATGGGAATAGTGAGATGTGCCCTGACCTACCCCTGAGAGCCACCAAAGCAACTTACAGCCTCAGGGGTGTATGTAGGAGGCCAATATGTCAGGAAGTTGCTAAAAGGTTTTATTGACATTTGCCTTGCAGTGTATATGGGtatatggtatacattttatagATATTATATTCATAACTGTATAGTTCTACTAATTATATTCAAAACTGCGTGTAGCCACTAAATTGCTAAAGTGCAGTGGCCAATAGCCTCCAATTAGTCAATTTCTTACCTCCTTACAGTCATAACACTAACTGGGATATGCCTAAGCACTAGCACTTCCGCCTAAAAAATGTGCACTAGGCTGCTTTATGGCATATCCCATGCAACTCAATGGCAGGTGTCAGGGCCTGATTTCAGGTGCTATTGCACCGACTGAAGAACCCACCCtgaaatccaccctgtgtgcctTTATTTAATTCCCCCTATCCTCACCTAAGGGGGGCACATTCTCTAGCTTTAGCCCAAAGTAACAACCCACAGTCACTAGCATTGCCTAAGGGAACAGCACTAAACCTTTCCACCTTAGCTTAGTATAGGGGATGGGTGACTCTTGCCGTTACATCTAAAGTGTATTTATTCCTGGGAGAACTGGAACATAAGGGTAAAAATCAATCTCACAGACAGTTTCTTCTGAAACAGGTTTAGAATTGAGCAGGAGCAGGTGGGATTTGAAAAGTGCACTATGAATACTGCTGGGAGTCAGttcatttgtattacttattaaCTGTAACTAAAATGCGCAATACGGATAACATCAAGACTGCTGTTCTAAAGATGGCATGGAAATGGTTAATTGTAAGATGAAGTAGGAACATGTTCCAATTTAGTAAATGATTTGCTCTTGCTTTTCTAGCTGTTTATGAGGGATCCATATGATGCAGGAGTTGACTGGTGGGCGTTCGGGATCATCCTGTGCCTGATGGCTACTGGTCAATTACCATTCGATGATCTATCTGGCATGAACTATCTGGCATATTTAGTAACCAGTACCAAGCCCCGCTATGCAAAAGGGCTTAGCAGAGACGCCAGGAGACTTCTGAACGAGGTGGGTATAAGCACAGATACAGCGATGTTTATAGGAAAGCCAAAATATTCTTGTTATGGGGCAGTCAGAGTGGGAACTGGAGTGAATGTTTATTTGCTGTCTTGGATATTGATGGCCCCACAGCAAGGTAACTGTAAGGCTGTAGCTTTATTACCTGACCAAATGCAAAAGAGCAAACATGACTTATGTCTCCATTGATTTTGGGTTAGCCAACACATAATGGGTTAAACAGCCcaaatgcttatttttaaaaataaaataagcttTAATAGAACTTGAattgtttttaaagcaatatcAGTATAGTACATAGGAGAGAATTAACCCTTTTGTGGGCCTTTGTGATGTACTGCCATGTATGTTGTCTGATTTTCTTAATATGAAACTGTTGTCTGGGCCTTTAGCTGCTAGAGAAGGATCCGGAGAAGCGTCTCGGCACAACAGGAGACATTAGGAGCCACCCCTTCTTCAGATCCATCAAGTGGGCAGAACTGGAGAGCCTGAAGGTGCCTTCGCCTTTTAAGCCGGAAGGAGTAAGTACAAGACTGCAGCTCCCGCTCCTACAGATCCCAAACTCCCAGAGCCTTTACTCTTTGTCCCTTACCCTAAGGCTTTAATTACTACATTACTGCCATTCAGTAGTTAGAACAAGGCATACTCCGTGGGAGTCTATCCTACAGCTTTTATAGGGGGCAGCTAATGTTTTCCCAAGCTGCAATATTCTGTAAGCCAAATTCAGTTTTTCCTTTATATTTACATTCaggaaatgcagctgctaaatAATGTAAGATCCCATATAAACAGATGTTATTATACAAGAAAcagataaatgtatttaattcttTCTCTATCCTGCAGTTTTCACCAGAGGATTTGAAGGCAACATATACAGGGCCACTGCCATTCTTGGAGAACCCCGAGAGCGAAGTTCCACCTGATGATCCAATGGTTCTCCAGGAATTCTCATACGTCAACTCCAGCTGGTAAGCATAAACATCTGCCCACAACATcagccctttcctccggcccacatcaggccctttcctcaggcccacaacatcgaccctttcctcaggcccacaacatcggccctttcctcaggcccacaacatcggccctttcctcaggcccacaacatcgaccctttcctcaggcccacaacatcggccctttcctcaggcccacaacatcggccctttcctcaggcccacaacatcaggccccttcctccggcccccaacatcggccctttcctccggcccacaacatcggccctttcctcaggcccacaacatcaggccccttcctctggcccccaacatcggccctttcctccggcccacaacattggccctttcctcaggcccacaacatcggccctttcttccggcccacaacatcggccctttcttccggcccacatcaggccccttcctcaggccaacaacatcggccctttgctcaggcccacaacatcggcccttttctcaggcccacaacatcggccctttcttccggcCCACATCAGGCCCCTTCCTCAGGGCCACAACATcagccctttcctcaggcccacaacatcgggcctttcctcaggcccacaacatcggccctttcctccggcccacaacatcggcccttttctcaggcccacaacatcggccctttcttccgacccacatcaggccccttcctcagggccacgacatcggccctttcctcaggcccacaacatcggccctttcctcaggcccacaacatcggccctttcctccggcccccaacatcggccctttcctccggcccacaacatcggcccttttctcaggcccacaacatcggccctttcttccgacccacatcaggccccttcctcagggccacgacatcggccctttcttccggcccacatcaggccccttcctcagggccacgacatcggccctttcctcaggcccacgacatcggccctttcctccggcccacaacatcggcccttttctCAGGCCCacgacatcggccctttcctcaggcccacaacatcggccctttcctcaggcccacaacatcgggccccttcctcaggcccacaacatcggccctttcctcaggcccacaacatcggccctttcctcaggcccacaacatcgggccccttcctcaggcccacaacatcggccctttcctcaggcccacaacatcggccctttcctcaggcccacgacatcggccctttccaccggcccacaacatcgggccccttcctcaggcccacaacatcggccctttcctcaggcccacaacatcgggccccttcctcaggcccacaacatcggccctttcctcaggcccacaacatcggccctttcctcaggcccacaacatcggccctttcctcaggcccacaatatcggccctttcctcaggcccacaacatcggccctttcatCCGGCCCACCtcaggccccttcctcaggcccacaacatcggccctttcctcaggcccacaacatcggccctttcctccggcccacaacatcggccctttcctccggcccacaacatcgggccctttcctcaggcccacaacatcgggccctttcctcaggcccacaacatcaggcctttccaccggcccacaacatcggccctttccaccggtccacaacatcggccctttccaccggtccacaacatcggccctttccaccggcccacaacattggGCCCTTTcaaccggcccacaacatcgggccctttcctccggcccacaacatcggccctttcctccggcccacaacatcggccctttcctccggcccacaacatcgggccctttcctccggcccacaacatcggccctttcttccagcccacaacatcggccctttcttccagcccagaacatcggccctttccaccggtccacaacatcggccctttcctccggcccacaacatcggccctttcctccggcccacaacatcggccctttcttccggcccacaacatcggcactttcctccggcccacaacatcggccctttcttccggcccacaacatcagccctttcctccggcccacaacatcggcgctttcctccggcccacaacatcggccctttccaccggcccacaacatcgagcCCTTTTCactggcccacaacatcgggccctttcctcaggcccacaacatcggccctttcctccagcccacaacatcggccctttccactgGCCAACAACATCGGcgctttccaccggcccacaacatcgggcccattcctccggcccacaacatcggccctttcctcaggcccacaacatcgggccccttcctcaggcccacaacatcggccctttcctccggcccacaacatcggccctttcctcaggcccacaacatcgggccctttcctcaggcccacaacatcggccctttcatCCGGCCCACCtcaggccccttcgtcaggcccacaacatcggccctttcctcaggcccacaacatcggccctttcctccggcccacaacatcggccctttcctccggcccacaacatcgggccctttcctcaggcccacaacatcgggccctttcctcaggcccacaacatcggccctttccaccggcccacaacatcggccctttccaccggtccacaacatcggccctttccaccggtccacaacatcggccctttccaccggcccacaacatcgggccctttccaccggcccacaacatcgggccctttcctccggcccacaacatcggccctttcctccagcccacaacatcggccctttccaccggcccacaacatcgggccctttcctccggcccacaacatcggccctttcctccagcccacaacatcggccctttccaccggcccacaacatcgggccctttcctccggcccacaacatcggccctttcctccagccAACAACATTGGCCcgttccaccggcccacaacatcggcccacaacatcgggccctttcctccggcccacaacatcgggccctttcctccggcccacaacatcggccctttcctccggcccacaacatcggccctttcttccagcccacaacatcggccctttcttccggcccaaaacatcggccctttccaccggcccacaacatcgggccctttcaaccggcccacaacatcgggccctttcctccagcccacaacatcggccctttcctccagcccacaacatcggccctttccaccggcccacaacatcgggccctttcctccagcccacaacatcggccctttcctccggcccacaacatcggccctttcctccagcccacaacattggccctttccaccggcccacaacatcgagcCCTTTTCactggcccacaacatcgggccctttcctcaggcccacaacatcggccctttcctccagcccacaacatcggccctttccaccggccaacaacatcggccctttccaccggcccacaacatcgggcccattcctccggcccacaacatcggccctttcctcaggcccacaacatcggccctttcctccggcccacaacatcggccctttccaccggcccaaaacatcggccctttcctcaggcccacaacatcggccctttcctccggcccacaacattggCCCTTTTCactggcccacaacatcggccctttcctccggcccacaacatcggccctttcctccggcccacaacattggCCCTTTTCACTGGCCCACAACATcaggccctttccaccggcccacaacatcgggccctttcctccggcccacaacatcggccctttcctcaggcccacaacatcggccctttcctccggcccacaacatcggccctttcctccggcccacaacattggcactttcctccggcccacaacatcggccctttcttccggcccacaacatcggccctttcctccggcccacaacatcggcactttcctccggcccacaacatcggccctttcctccggcccacgacatcggccctttccaccggcccacaacatcgggccctttcctccggcccacaacatcggccctttcctccagcccacaacatcggccctttccaccggcccacaacatcggacCCTTttctccggcccacaacatcggccctttcctccggcccacaacatcggccctttcctccagcccacaacattggccctttccaccggcccacaacatcggcccacaacatcgggccctttcctccggcccacaacatcgggccctttcctccggcccacaacatcggccctttcttccagcccacaacatcggccctttcttccagcccacaacatcggcactttcctccggcccacaacatcgggccctttcctccagcccacaacatcggccctttcctccggcccacaacatcgggccctttcttccggcccacaacatcggccctttcttccagcccacaacatcggccctttcttccagcccacaacatcggcactttcctccggcccacaacatcggcactTTCCTCCGGCCCTCAACATCGgcactttcctccggcccacaacatcgggccctttcctccggcccacaacatcggccctttcctccggcccacatcgggccctttcctccggcccacaacatcggccctttcctccggcccacaacatcgggccctttcctccggcccacaacatcggccctttcctccggcccacaacatcggccctttcctccggcccacaa from Xenopus tropicalis strain Nigerian chromosome 8, UCB_Xtro_10.0, whole genome shotgun sequence encodes:
- the LOC116407054 gene encoding protein kinase C delta type-like; this translates as MATGQLPFDDLSGMNYLAYLVTSTKPRYAKGLSRDARRLLNELLEKDPEKRLGTTGDIRSHPFFRSIKWAELESLKVPSPFKPEGFSPEDLKATYTGPLPFLENPESEVPPDDPMVLQEFSYVNSSW